ACTCACTGGctgaaggagaagaggaggcgCTCGAAGACCAACACGGGGCCGGTGCTGCTCAGGATGGTCAGGGGTTGGCCCGAAAAGAGGCAGAAGATGAAGCCAGCAAAGGCCGTGCCCAGGAAGCTCTCCAGCACCCCCTGAAATGCAGGGAAGGAGTGCCAGGCACACGGCAGGGAGGGGGGTCCTGGGCCTGTCCCTCCTAGCAGCACAGTGCggggtcagtgctgggggaaggaggaggattGGGGTGATGCTCAGGATGCTCCAGGAGCACTGGTGGGAGGTGGGCACCAAGGAGCCccatgggctgggctgagcaCTCCGGGTGAGTGCCGGgcaccccagggctgtgctgaccTGCATGTTGGCAGTGGCGTCCCCCAGCATGCCCCCGAAGGTGATGGCATTGGTGACTGTGGCCAGGTAGATGTAGAGCACTGCCGAGAGGCACTGGGGGTGCAGGGCGTCGGAGAAGTCACTGCAGTACCACGGTGCCTTCCTGCGGATGTCTCGCAGCAGCCCCCCGAAAAGCctggggcagaggagaggagggaggtcTCAGAGCAGCCCCCACAGCTGGGCATCACCCTCCACACAGTCACCCAGCAAGGGATGGTCCCTTCCCTGGGAAACACCAGCTCAGAGGGGCTTGGTGGCCCCATGACAGCCAGTGCCCTGCCCCCAGTCCGTCACCCATCACCTCGTCCCTCCAGGCACCCACCTGCCCgtcctctccagctcctccccagaGCGTGGGTGCCCTGGGCTGGCTCTGTCCCCAGCTACTGCCATGTTCCTGTTGCCATGGGGCTGCTGGTCTGGTGGGTCCACAGCGGTCCTATGGCAGAACAGAGCCTGAGACAGGCTTCAGGTTGGGACCCTCAGGGGCCAGCTGCACCTAGGGGACACTATGAGGGCAAAgggaggatggagaggggacaggggtgcCAGCAGGGTTGGGGGACCTCGTGTATCCCCTGAAAATGGGGAGGAGAAAgaccaggaggaggaggagagactgGAGATTGGACTAGGTGGTCtttagaggtcccttccaacccaaccatGATCTCCTCCAGCAAGCCCTGGAGCCAGAGCTCACAGGACTAGTTTTGTtggagcagcagggcagagtccGGGGTGTCCTGCTCAGAGGATGGGCTTCACATCCGAGTGCTGAatcccagcattcccagcagctccttttGAAGGGCATATGGGGTGGTTTTGCCACCCCCTGCCAAGTGGGACAGCAGGACTAACAGCATCAGGGACTGGAGCTGTGGTCCTTGGCTGGAGTGTCAGAGGGGCTTAGCTGGGAggacctccctgctccagggcagctTCATCCCCTTGGAGATGGAAGTTTCAATGTCACAGGTGGGGGTGTGCCCCCCAGGACCCCgcagaggggctggcagaggTTGGGGtgccctcccctcagcccaCCTCCTGCACGGAGATGACAGAGAGCTCGGCGGAGGAATTCGGGCACTGGGGTCCCATTTCCCAGGAGGAAGCACAATCAGCTCATCCAGGAACGCCTCCATCCCTGTGATGAGGTCCTCTCGGCGCTCAGCCTGCCAGGCAAccctttggaagagctgtggggAGGTGCTGTGGTTTAGCCACCATGTCCCTGTGTTCAGCCCCTCGGAGCCTTCCTCCCAGCCTGCAGCCTTCACCAAGGAACAAACCCACCCACTTCAGTGCAACCAGTGCCCCTACATCCTACAGACCCACTCCAAACCTTAGTTTTCTTATCCTAGGCAAGGGAAAGCACCAGTTCaccccctcctctgccctccaCTGCAGCCTGCAGAGGAGAAGAGCCCCGGTGTCACCATCCCAGGCCCATCCCAGTCATGAGTGCTGCTCCAGGCTCACCTCATCCATCAGCAGCGTGGCCATGGCCCTGCCAACCTCGTGGTAGGCTTTCACTTTGGGGGGACCCAGCAGGATGAAGAGGAACCTGTGGGTgggacagcacagctctggagcagccctctgctccctgggggATGCTTCTCCCAGGGGAGACCGTGGGGATGCTGGGGACAGCAGCTGGCCAGGCTTGGAGGGCTCCTGCCACCTTAAGGAGTGACCACCCTAAGAGGGTTGCCACTTCATGGAGAGCCCACAACATGGGATGCCAGGACCCCACTGGATCACAGGGTCTGGGAGGCGTGGGGGGAGAGGTGTTTGGGGCAGAGGAGgagacagccttggctgtctgTGGGATCAAGGTCTTGGCTGGGGGTGTCTGTGGGATCAAGGTCTTGGCTGGGGGTGTCTGTGGGATCATGCTCCCGGGAATGTTGCTCACAGGCAGGATGCAAGAGTGTTAGGGAAGGAGAGCCTGCTggcagcatgggcagcaggttTGACGGGACTCGGGAGACATGGGAGAAGACTGGGAAGAGAGCTCAGGGTCCTTGATAAAATATGGTGAAAATCCCACACCTCAGAGGATGGTGCAAAATAATGAGGTCTACAGAGGGACAGTCCAGCCAAATGTTTAACCAAGCCCTCCCCTCCTTTCCAAAACTGGCAGAAACTGGTACAGTCCTGGAACCCTGAGGCTGCCGAGCGGTTCCAGGACACTACCCTAAGCAAACCTCCAGAGAGGGGGCAGGGAAACTCCTCCAGTAGCATGAGTGGGGTTGAGTGGGGCTCAGCAGAACCTGCTGCAGCCCTGATGTGGGGCTGGAGGTCCCCTGGAGCCTGCTCCAAGGGGACGGGAGGTGACAGAAGCCACCCGGGATTACTGTCACCCGGGCATCTGCACCACATCGATGTGAAAACCTTAAAACCTTGGAGATGGACCTGAGAGGGAGACAGCCCCGAGGTGGTGGCTGTGCCTTTGGAACAGCCTGGCATGGCCACCAAAGGGGATGGTACCATGGGCAAAGGGATGGGTAGGGACGAGCTGTCTCTCCCCTCTTGTTTGAGGGGGGAAAATTCAGGGCAAGGGGCTGTCATGAGACCCTCTATACCCACGGGGACCTGCCACCCATCTGCCACCGAGGACAGAGCGGCAGGTGGGTGGATGTcctgctcctcccagctcctgcaggacgGGTGCTCTGGGCAGAGTGACCAGGAGGTGGCAATGTCTCTCCTGATCCCCGCCTGCCTCCTCCGAGCCCAGCTCAAGAGACACACGGACCATTTTCTCTCACAGCTGCGTTCCTCAGCCATGGGGGAAAAcctctttcccttcttctttccccccacCCCGTCCCACTGCTCGTGGGCAGCGGGAGGGCAAGAGACTCTTGCGAACCTGCGTCCCACCGCCAGCCCCGCGCTCCCAGCAGTAAGTGGAGAGCACCCAGAGCCTCCTAAGGACAGGGAATGCAGACTCCAGATGGGGATGACCCAGGGGATGTCCCTCCCAGGCTGCCCAACAGATACTCCGCTCTCAGCCCATCCCGAAATGCTCCTAAGGAGCTGGGAAAAACCGAAAGGGAAGCAGTGAGACAGGATTCTGGGACTGTATGTGGCACTGGCTGCAATTCCCTTTGCTTTGGCCAAGCGAAGCCCTGTGTGGTGTGGGAGGGAATGGGGAGACAGGGACAAAgagggaacagggacatgggCCGTGCTCTGTTACCTGCTGGGGAGAGCAACTTCAGCCAGTGAGCCGAGGGACACCCCGTGCCTGAGGCGAATGAAGGCAGTGACGGGCTTCTCCAGGAATTCCACTTCACCCACAGCAACATGGGCAGCTTCAGCTCCCGGTGGGACCTTCTTCCTAAAGCGGTTTCTCAGCTGAAAGGAAAGGGATGCAGCAGCTGGGCACTTGggatgcagcagctgctcccagcccagctccttccTGCCTTACCTGCTCCTTAAGAGGTGTTTTGGAGAGCTGGGCTCTGGGCTCAGACCTGCCTTTGGCCTTCCCtgcaaagaaagggaagaaaccATTCCTGCAGACCCACATGTGCAAGTGAACAGGCAGTGTGGACACTGCCCCGGGCTGGTGGCACTGGAAGGATTCCTGGTGGGATACCTCGGCAGGGAGAGAGGGTGAGCTCGgcgaggagctgcagcagggattTCGTGGGCTGGTGCCgtggctggaggagcaggagggctgTCAAGTGTTCCCTCAAtgcaggctgcagctctgcttcctcGGGATGCCCAGAAAGCACCTTgtctgcagcagggacagggacagccctgAGTCCCCCTGGTTTGCTGCCCAGGGAAAAGCCCCCTtagctggagcagcagccatGCCAGGTGCCCAGCTGTCATTCACCAGTGCTGTTCTACAGGCACCTCCTGGTGGCCTGTCCTTCTCCAGGGACCAGCCCATCCCAGGAGATGGCTTCTGCATTACCCATGTACCGATTATTTCCTTGAAACTGGCGGCATCCAGGTCCAGGAGCACCGTCCCCTTTTGCAGGCATGTCCTCAGCTGGAAGAGGCTGTGCAGGGGGAGGGCTGGGACGTGGGGTGCACTCCAGCGCTCCCCCCCATCCTCCACCTTCTCCTCGAACTTTATCCACCTGCCCGGGGAGATGTGCAGGGTCAGCAGCAAGGCAGTTCTGTGTCCCGTGCCAGGTAGTGGGAGCTGGACCCTGTGTCCATCTCTGAGCTTAGcatggggtttgggggggcccAGAGGGGGCTGCAGTGGGTTCGTGCAGCAGGGGCAGGTGGGCAGCCAAGGTGGTCACATCCCCATTCCTGCAGACCCACACCCCGCTCCAGTCTGATCAGGGGGATTTCAACAGTCATGGGatgacagaatggtttgggttggaagggaccttgaagctcatcttgttccaacccctctaccatgggcagggacaccttccactatcccaggttgctccaagccccatccgacctggccttggacaattccagggatggggcagccacagcttctctgggcaacctgtgccagggccttcccactctcacagggaaggatttcttcccaatatcccatctaaccccgccctctggcagtgggtcctgtcactccaggcccttgtcaaagtccctttccagctctcttggagaccctttagatactggaaggggctctgaggtttCCCTGgagtcttcttttctccaggctgaacaaccccagctctctcagcctgtctccatagcagagctgtgccagaaGAGCTGTCACAGCCCTTGGATCATTTCCATGGCCTCCTCTTGAACaggaggtggatgtgatgtcccgggggggtctcactggagcagagcagggggggaGCATCCCCTCctcaccctgctgcccacactgccaTGGTGCAGCCCGGGATAcactctgctctctgggctgtgagcacacagtGCCGGCTGATGTCCCATCTGTCACCCACCAGCATcccccagcccttctccccagggctgctcccagcccacccACCCTCTGGCTGCACCGGGACCGGGGGTGGCCCTGCCATTAGCAGCGCTGGCTGGAGTCAGAACAGAAGTGTCTTGAGCTGTTTCCACGCTCAGGCAGTGCCAAATATTTTAACGCcgggcacagacagagcttcccTTTGTCCCCCGGGGTGGGCGCGCTGCCGCGGGGCACTCGCCGTGCTGCACGGGGAGAGCGTGCCCGGCGGGGCTGCCGTGCGGGGAgaagggggctgggggctgggcaGAGCCACAGCCCGGCGGATTTGGCACCCCCCGCAGATTGCGACCCCGGGGGAAGACGCATTGCTGCTCCCAGACCCCTGTGGCCCGTGTGCCTGTGCCCCTGCCGAGCAGAGGAGGGGTGCTGTGGGGTACAGGACATCCCAGTCCCGGCGCGGCTGCTGGAGCCCtggagaggcagcagagaggagcaggaggaagggcgCTGTGCCCGCGCAGGGTCACTGCCCGCCCTGCCTGACACCCTGCCCTTTCCCATGAAGTGAGTCAGCCCAGCGCGGGCACCGGAGCCCTGCTTTGGGGACGAGGCTGAGGAACCACCGGCTTCGGGGGATGCCCTGGgctccagctgagctggaaggCTGGGCTCCCATAGCGTGGCCCTCACAGGTTTGCCTACCTGGCCATCTCCCTCCACTCCAGTCCCTCTGGGGTGCTGAGGAGCTGGTTGAGCTGGATGAAGAGCAGCGGGCAGGTGACATCCCCCCCATCCTGCCGCGGGGCAGCACCAACTCCTCTGGCCGCTGGGGCCATCCTGGAGGGGAAGATGCTGCAGCCCAAAGCCTGGGAGGGAGCTCCGAGGTTGCTCCAGTCTGGTCTGGGTTGTGAGCAGGTCCCTGCCTCCTGGAGAGCTGTGCCACCCGCCCCGGGCATGTGGGCAGCCACAGGCCTGGGTTCCCTCTGGCACTCACAGGATCCCACTCATCCCACACCTTATAAAAGCTGTGAACTGGTTTAAACTGGCCACAAACCAATACACAGGAGCCAAGCCCAAAACAACCATCTCAAAACAGCAGGGTCAGCCCCACGGGACCCTTTGTGGCTGGGTCCTGCCACATCCAGCTGCCCACTTGGGCCTGGGACCAGGGGACCCACCTGCCTGCTCCGGGTGACCCACATGGACAAGGCTGTTCCTGGGGAGTAGCGTGTCCCCAGTCCCACCTGCACCCTGCAAGGCATTGGTGAGGCAATGGCAGGGCCAATCCTGAAGAGCTGGTGGCAGCATCAGTGACTTTGCCAGGGTGCTGTGCAGCTCTTCCTTAGGAAAGCGGATGTGGGGACATGGTTGGGGAAGGATGTGGCACCGCTGAGCAAATCCAGAGCAGGGGAGTAAGGGTGTGATGACAAGGGCCAGGAGGGTGTCAGGGCTGCAGCCTGACAGAGGGCACCTGTGTGGGCTGTGAGGGGGGAGCAGATGGATGTGGTCACAGCCACAGCAccctgcctgggatggggaGATGGCAGGGCCACCATCACTGTGACAACCCCCTCAGCCCTCTGCAAACAAACCACGGGGCTGTGTGCAGTGCAAACACAGTGGCAGGACCACAAACAGGACCACAAACACCTGCACCGGCACGggcaggctgtgctggagcctgctggagctggcaggatctggcccaggagcagctggagcagggccaggcacCACCACAGCAGTGTTACAATTTGGGAGAGTGCAGAGGGTGGGCATGTGAGTCCTTGGGCTCCTGGTACCTGCCTTACAGGAGCTGAGGCCAAGGATCAGGCCCTGGGTGCCCACCAGACTGTTTGTTCTGTTATACCAGTGGGTGCCGTGGTGTGTGGAGTGGTGCCCTTGGCCAGggtgggggacacagggagacCCCTGGCAGCAGGACACGTGGTTGAGGCACCCAAACCTTCCCAGGTGTTAGCCCCCCACCTCCTGTGGGTGCTGCCCCAGCATGGCCCCCTGGCATAAGATGGGGCATGACTGGCGGcaggtgcaggcagggaggctgtgaggggctgcaggaggtgggCAGGGGTCATGGGAGGCTCTGGGAGGCAGAGGCagggggcagggagcagaggcaggcagCAGAAGGCAGGCAGGATTGGCAGCCTGCACACACCCCCCACCCTTGCCCGCTGCCAACCCTCTGTGCCAACAGCCTCCCTGGCTGCTGACGTGAGCCGGTGCCTCCCTCTCCGGAGGTGCCAGGTCAGCTGGCAAATGCTGCTGGCACACGCCACCCGTGCACGCCTGGCCTGGCCCTGGGGATGTGACAGGGGACTGGCAAGGACAAAAATCCCATCTCCATTCAGGGACCGGGCTCCAGGGtgcagggctgcccagggacacAGCCCCTCACCCAGGCCACCCCCTCGCTCTGCTGCCAGAGGCTTTGGGCTGCTGATGGCCAGAGGAGGCGGAAGGAAAAACATCCCGCAAACAATTGCAAAAGTCAAGTCTGAGCAAGAAGAGGAGGGCGTGAGCGGGGGGATGCCAGATCCGGCGGTATTCCTTGGAGACACCAACAACAATGGCAGGAATATTTTGCTCATGCCTTGCTGAGCCCAAACCAGCCATGGGCTGGGGGCTTGGGACCTCGAGGAACCAGCCAGGGGCTACGGCTGGCCCCAacaggagccagggcaggaccctgcatttgcccAGCGCTGGTGTCAGTGGTGTTTTTGGGGCTGTCACCTGGGCTGAGGGTTGGGCCAAACACAACACATGGTTGCAAGCCCAGTGAAGGGGACAGGGAAGTGCTGGCAGTGCCCATGCACAGAGGGCTGGGATGAGGATAAGGACAATGGCTAGCTGAGGGGGGATTGTGAGATGAGGCTGTGATGCTGTCAGTCACAGGAGCTCTTTAAGGGCACAAAGGTGGCCTTGGGGACAGAGAGGGTCTCTGCTACCACCTCTGGCTGCTACCACCTCCCATGTGCAGGATGGCGCACGGATGGCAGTCTGTTTCCTATCAGGGCCAGGAGGAGGTGCAGCCCTGCACCCTGAGGTCCTGCCTCTCACCTGATGCTCCTCCTGTGAGGTGCACTCGCTCCCCTGGCACCCCCGGCCCACCCCAGGCACCCGTCCCGTCAGCCGGCGCTTGGGACCAGGGGGCGCACCGCGacccccctcctcttcccctgccTGAGGCCACGCGTTCCAGTCACAGGAAAAGGCTGGAAAGGCTGTGTCCCTCGTCCATCGCCTGCCCTCTGCGCCCTGCAGGGACCCTGCGACTCCCAGGCTCCCGCCGCCCACcagcagcggggcggcggtggCTGGTCAGGTCCTGTCCTCTCCGGGAGCGAGAACACCCCACCGAGCCCTGGCCCTGTTCCCGTCCCCGGCCGGCGGAACCCCCCTTGGGGGCGGTGGGGAAGCCCTTCCCGGGGGCGGAGCGGCCGGgcagcccctccccgccccgccccgccgcccgccgccttCTACCCGGCGCGGGGCCGCGCTGCTGGAGAGCGGGCACCGGAGCGGGGCCGAGCGGAGCGGGACAGGGGCTGGACGCGTGTGCCCGCGGGTCATGGACGGGCGGGCGGTGCTGATCCACGCGCTGCTGGCGGCAGGTACGGACACGCGTGGGGACGGCGACGGATCCCAGCGCCGGGCTCTCCTGGAGGGTCCCGGACACGTGTCGGGGAATGGTCCTGGGCAACGCGGTCCCGGGTGGAGGGTCCCCGGGTGTGAGCAGACGGGAAGATCGGTCCCGGTCGCGcgtggggaggagggggtgtCCCGGGCAGGGCGGTGTGAGTGAGCTGTCCCATCTGACCGCTGTCCCCGCAGTGTgctcggcggcggcgggcgggctgCGCCGGGACGAGCTGCACAACGAGGTGCTGCACAAGGGCGGCGGTGGAGGGGGAGCGCCGGTCCCGGCCACGGCCCCGCTGCTCGGCGGCAGCCCGGAGAAGGAGGGCGGCGGAGCGGCCTCGGGGGACGACTTCAGCGAGCTGCCGAGAGGTAGGGACGGGATGAGGGGTCCCGGGGCGGGATGGGGTCTCGGGACGGGTGTGCCGCGATGGGGATGGGGTCCTGGCGCGGGCTGAGCAGGGCGGCTCGGAGGCGCCAGGCTGTGCTCGGCTCAGCTCAGCCCCGCGGGTGCCCCACGGCAGCCCCGGCTCCGCTTCGGAGGGCGCTGAGAGGAGGGAGTTCCCGGGTACCGAGCGCCCGCGGGAGCAGCCCCGAGTCGGGCCAGCGCATGgggcaccagcacagagcagcgGCGCTTGTGCCAGAGGCTGTCGGGGTCCCAGGGGTGCCGGGTCCCAGCTCGGTGGTCGGTGGAGGCAGAGCCCCTCGGGGGGGCCGTGCCCGGGGCCCCGCGCTGCCCTCCCGCCGTGACTCACCGCCGCCCACGCCGGCTGCTCCTCATTCCGCGGCAGGGCTCGTCAGCCGGCACGGGGGCGGTGGGGGCACTGCCACTCTGCGGGGCTCCCGGGCTGGCACCGGAGAGTGTCCCGGGGGCTCTCATGGGGGTGGGACGGGGCCCATCGCGGGCTGGGGGCGTTGACACGTACCTGTACCTGTGCCTCCTACACGCGGCTCGCCGAGGGCAGTACCTGGCACCAGGAGTGTGCTCTGCCCCGTACAGCTCACCTTCATGTTTTCCCgtgttttactttgctttttggCTGTGCCAGCAGACTGTGACAAACTGGGCTGAGCCGCTCACACCGAGGGGAAAAGCAGGTGTCCTCCCACTGGGAGATGCTCCAGCCTGCTCCTCTGTGCATCCCCCGAGGAGGGGACTCTGTCCTAGGGCAAGCGATCTGGTGGGCCTGGGCTGACTCCCGGCTGAGAGGCAGGCTGGGAGGAACGGAAGGGTTTGGTGACTGTCAGAGCACTGTCTCGATGCCTCGAGCTGAGCTACGATGAGAGAGATCTGCCCTCTGTGTGAAGGCACCTTCCCCGGGGTGCCTGAGCAGGGGGAGAGAGGCAGCACCCCCTGGCTACCCGTGCTGGATGGCTTTTCCTAccggcaggaccttcccaacCTTCTCTGGCTGTCCAAGGGAcagagccccggggagggggagtGGCAGTGGGGTGGCTGGGGGGGTCAGCAGCACTGTGTGTCTGCTGGCTGTGTCTGGGAGATAACCCGCAGGGCCAGGGACAGAACACCCTCATCCAAGGGTTCTTCCAAGCCGCAGAGTTTCCTGGAGTATCGGTTTTCTCCAGGCACAGTGTGAAGGATGTCGAAATAACTTCGCTAGGTGTGCAACAGGTGTGTGCCAGCATGGGAGGCCCTGGTTCAGTCAGGAGCCAGGAAGTGGCTGAGAAGGAATTGTGCAGGTTACAACTTGTCAGGTTGGACTCTGCTGCCCTCTCCTTCCCGAGCAGCCCCGGGGCTTAGTGCACCTTTCCCAGAGATACCAAGCGGTGGTTTGGGAGGAGCTAAAAAATCCCCCTTGGACCAGTGAGTGCCCTCTAGCATCTCAGCACCTTGTGATATCATGCTGGGAGCTGATTTTTTTGGGCACCTGCATATCTTAAAAACCATTCCAGTACCGTTGCTAGTGTTAGGCTGTGTCTGAGCAAGGAGCTTGGTGCTCTAGTTCCCACCAACCCAGCAGGGAGCTGGCCTGGCACCAAATACCACTGGTCACTGCACCACAATTAAAACATACCGTTGTAATTCATGGGAACGTTTCCCTACCCACCTCTTTGGCTCTACAAACCCAAAACTTAAGCCAGGCTTGCTCTTTTATTCCTGCCTTGGGGTGAGCAAGGCATCCTTGTGCCCACGGGAAGGAGACTCCATTACAGCCATGAATAGGGTCTTAGAAAAGCCTGCGCTCATCAGGGAAATAAAGGCCAGATAAAGGGGCAATTAGCAACGTTCTGTGTTGAGTGGAAACTGGTGCATATAATAGCAGCATTTGAGATGTATAAAGCTCTGTTCCCCCTGCCCaactcctttctttccttgagAATTGTTCTTATGAATCAGAAAGGCCATGATATTTGTGAGGAGctgaaaaaaatgccttttcccccttctctcccGGGCTCGGGGGGGCAGCTCCCGGCACAAAGGGCAGtgggagccagggctgagcaATTGCAGCAGTCCCGGGATGTGGCTCTGCCTTCCCTCCGGCTGGCACGTGGAGCTGGTCTGACTGCCCTTCTCTCCTTCCCAAATTGTTTTCCAGTTGCCTTCCTGTCAAAGCCTCAAGGTCTGGTTACTCCCAAGAAGAAAGGGAATGgcaataaaagaagaaaaggcaaaggcCTGGGGAAGAAGAGAGACCCGTGCCTGCGGAAGTACAAGGATTTCTGTATTCACGGCGAGTGCAAGTACATCCGAGAGCTGGGAGCTCCCTCCTGCATGTGAGTTGCTGGCGTGTGCCTGTGCCGGGGGAGCCTTAGTCACGGTTCCTTCAATTCTCTGGGCCGGGCAGAGGAAAAACGAACAGGATATTTTTAGTGCATGTTCTCTGTCTCTGTGCGGGGACAGCTATGACTTGGCCTCTTCCTTGTGCTTCTTGGGCAGTGTCCATGCCCCACCAAAGCCTGTCGTGGCCCTGGATCCAGCGTTCCCTGCCGGCACGGTGAGCTCCGTCTGAGCTGCTGTGCAGAGACCTGTGGTGCTGAGGGCTGCAGAATGGTGTGCAGGGCTGGAGTCTGGCAGCTGAGGGCTTCTGCAGGTCTGGTTTGGGAGACCTCATCCTGACCCTGTCACCCTGCACCCCCCACTCGGAAAGCTTAGGGCTCCTGTGGCTGTTAGGGTGCACCGGTGCAGGTGGGATGAGCTGCTGTAGCACCAGTGAGGAGGACTGGAGGTAGCACCTTTGGGGACAGCCTGCCAAAGCCATGCCCAAGCTGTCCCTTGGCCTGATGAAGGACAGGGCTGTGTACCCCACTTGCCCATGTCCCTGGACTACAGGTAGAGAGAAGGGACTAGATGAGGCAAACAGAGGAGAAagcattttcctgctgctgggacaccTTGATACAGGACTTGCTACCACGGGAAATACCCAGGGGTGCACATTTGATCCCCGCTTACGTGGGcaggagttgagctggcagATATGTAAGAGGCTTTGTTCTTCACTATCAATCCTCTGAGCCACCCAGCCCTGAGCCCAGGGAAGATAATAGCTCCCTGGCTTATGGTGCCCACAGGATCTCATGCCCTGTAATCCGCAGGGATCAAGCTCTGCATAGCTCCTCTAGTCCCCTAGTTTCTCTCTGTGGAAGCTGCCATGAAGTTGAGTCCTTGCATGGGGGACTTGGGACTGCCAGTGAAGGGAGATCTCTGCCGACTCAGTTTGTGTTGGTGACCCAGCAGAATGTGGGGTGCAGAACCCCTGCCTGGGACTGGGACAGCCAAGATCCCTGGAGAGGACCTGGGGCACGGGCAAGcgggagggatttgggggttgGCTGGGCTCTGCAGCCTGGTGGCCCATCCCTGGGTGACATCTCCCAGAGCCATCATGGTTTTTATGAACAGTGGCCAACTGTTCCTAGAGAGGCCTCATGTTGACTGGTGTCACTAAGTTGTGGCTGCTCTTGGTGGCTGGCTGCCTGTGTCACAGGGTCTCTTGGAGTGTTCCTTCCTTGGGCTGGTCCCTGGGGATTGGGGTGGAGTGAGgatgctgctgggctgggtcCTGCACCTCTGACTTGTGTGCAGCcttgctgctgtgcctgggaggTAACACTGGTATGTGCCATTATGAGCTTGGGAGGAGGGCTGGGCTAAACCCGGCTTGGACATCAGCCCGAGGGTCAGTGGTGCTGG
This DNA window, taken from Pseudopipra pipra isolate bDixPip1 chromosome 15, bDixPip1.hap1, whole genome shotgun sequence, encodes the following:
- the HBEGF gene encoding proheparin-binding EGF-like growth factor isoform X1; its protein translation is MDGRAVLIHALLAAVCSAAAGGLRRDELHNEVLHKGGGGGGAPVPATAPLLGGSPEKEGGGAASGDDFSELPRVAFLSKPQGLVTPKKKGNGNKRRKGKGLGKKRDPCLRKYKDFCIHGECKYIRELGAPSCICQPGYHGERCHGLLLPVEHPPSAYDHTTALAVVAVVLSSLCLVIIAALLMLRCHKRGGYDVENEEKIKLGITVNH
- the HBEGF gene encoding proheparin-binding EGF-like growth factor isoform X2 → MDGRAVLIHALLAAVCSAAAGGLRRDELHNEVLHKGGGGGGAPVPATAPLLGGSPEKEGGGAASGDDFSELPRVAFLSKPQGLVTPKKKGNGNKRRKGKGLGKKRDPCLRKYKDFCIHGECKYIRELGAPSCICQPGYHGERCHGLLLPVEHPPSAYDHTTALAVVAVVLSSLCLVIIAALLMLRGRH